The genomic stretch TGGCACAACCAGCCAGTCACCCAAACACCCACCTAGGGCTGCCACTGGTGTTCCTGCCAACCATAAATTAAGAGTTGTGGAGGCCCAGAGCCAGGGCCCCTGGAGGGCAGGAGTGGGAgccgcccaggcccagggccctgctgATGAGTCTCCAGGCTCCTTCCAATCCTCTAAGACTTTTTCAGAGCTTTGTCTTTCCTCTAAAACCCTCAATAGGTTTTCAAGACCCATCCCCCTGATACCCTACATAATCTCCATCCCATTCAAGGCAGCTGGGATGGGGGAGTCTGCTAGGACAGGGAGCTTTGGAGCTgatgggaaggcagttggaagGTAGCCCAGAACTGCCTTCCCATCTTGGCTCCCACCCCATCTTCAGGAAGAGGCAACCCTTCTTGGGATCAATCCATGCTGTGATCTAAAACATTGAAGGATCTGGGTGATGACAGACAAGGTCCCCAAAACTGACCTGGACATTTGGGGCTGAGAGGTTGCAAAGGAGCATCGTCCACCCGGTGGAGTGAACAGCtccaggaggggcctggggagcaCAGGGCGGTCAGCTTGTTGGgtgcttccctctcctccctctctgcagAACCCGCACCTGGGAATCTAAGGCTTCCATCCTGCCTACTAGGCACATCACTTGGTATCTTTTCCCTAtgattcttttctgtaaaatagaGGGTTGGGTCATACTCAACACCAAATGTTTCCTTTAATTCTCTACTATTAAATCTTAAAAAGCCTAGATCCAAAAGCTCTCTCAAACTCTAGCCCTGAAGTTCTAGACACTTGCTGGATATTTCCAATTGGCTGTCTCTACTGGCCCTTCAGGTATGTCTGAAaccaaattctttttcttgaatcAGCTTCTGCATAGGCAATGATCTCATCACTATCCAGTCGCCCAGACTCAGAAGGATGATGTCTATCTACCTGAGAATCCTGGTACCTCTCCCCTCattccccattcccaccccataTTCAATTATCCCTTGAGTCCTATGGGTCTTTTCTCCTTAAGGTCAGccaaatccatccatccatcatctccaTTGCCACCATCTTAGCTCAGACCATAGTTTCAATCCTGTACCTTCCCCTCTATTCCCTTTAAGTCTACCATACACTCCAGTGAACTTTGTAAAACTCAGTTCATCTAATGAGCTCTCGGGGGCTCCCATTTCCTCTTAAGGAACTTTCGGCAAGGCATCCGTGTCCTCTACAACCTAGTTTTTCTAGTCTCATCTCTCAGTTCTCTCCTATACCCTCCACTCCAGCCAGAATattcccctttcttccttctccctgtccCCAACTTGGTCACACTCACTCCTGACTCAGGAGTTGGCTCACAGGGCAAACCCTCCTGCCCAACTCCTACTTATCATTGAGTTTCACATTCCCTTTTCATGAATCCACTCCCATGTCCTACGCAGGTCTTTCCATACTGTGCTCCTCAAGGAAAGAGATAGGGCACTATGGtcaaataaaattggaaaacccAGAATTATATAGTTTAACGGGTTTCCCCTTTCTTTCAGGCATTCAGAGCCTTTAATAGGATAATGTGATAGTGCCGCTCTTACTACCAAAACTAACTTGATCATAGAAGGCcccctctttttatttatttatttttatcgcATAATGGTTAACAGCAGACTCTGGAAATCAGATCTCATGATGCTTTGTGCTTGATTCTGACTTCATTGCTAACTAGTTTTCACTTCTGTAAAGTAAGCATTATAATGACTTATGTCACAAAGAGTTATGAGCATTGAATGAGCTAATTCAAATCAAGTGCTTAGCATGGTACGTTGCACCTagtaaaaactcaaaaaaaaaaaaaaaaaaagcagcaggtAGTAGCAGTAGTAGTCCTGGGACAAGTTGGGGAAAGTTTTTCTATGGCACTTCTCACTCGACACTTACGATTCTCATTTACCTCATCTTCTCACTATTATGTCTTGCACAAATGTGGCCATTTAGCCTCGGGGTCTAGTACCATGCTGAGCACACAGCCTTTGTGTTTGGGTGATGACAATGGTGTTGCAGTTTGGTTGAGTCTGAATGTTGGGAGAAGGTATACACTGTGGCTCCACCCACGATTTGAACTGGAGCCAAGGAAGGGATAACCCTTCTGACTCTGGGAAAGAAACGGGGTGAAGGAATAGAAGAAAGAACTGGTGGCAGAAAGGCAGGAACTAAAGAGAAAGAATGATTGGTCAGGAGTTGCTTGAGGTCACCTTGGAGATGCTAATTTGTCCAGGAGAAATGAGATGAGACTAGATTTCACTTCCCCACACCCAGTCCTCCAAAGCCCCCAGGAGTTTTTACTTTGGGgctacccctcctcccccccaggcATGGGCGAGTTTGTGGACAGAATCAAAGTAGAGAGCTGGCgcctgggacctcttgggagtGTCTCAAGCCTCTTCCGTCGCCATGGAGACAGGTTGCCTCTGGCCTCAGAGACTCACTCAGGAcctgaggtccctcacccagACTTTAGCCCCCCTCCCTCTAAGGCACAGCTAGGGAAAACCCAAGAGAGCAAGAagtgagagatggagagagagagagtgagagccaGCAACGCAGGTGGCTAGAGCAAGGAgctgaaggaagggagggggcaggactAGGAAGCCTCTGTCCCGGTCAGTAGGGAGTGCCCTAAAAGTGGGGATACAGAGCAGGTCAATTCAAGGACTTGAGGatttcctcccccttctctgggCCCTCCCTCGGGGCAGCCCAGGATGGTGATCATGGTGGGGAcacacagggcagggccagctaaTTGCTGGGTGTTGAGTGGTATTGGGATGAAGAGTCTGGGAAAGGGACTTGGGAAGATCTTGACTTGAAGGGACGGTGACTGGTATAATCAAGAAGTTATCTGCCTTCACCTGAGACGGGCAGGCTGCACTCCACCCCACGAGGTGCTCTGGTCTGAGTCTGTCAGGCTCAGTATGGGCAGATTGGCAAAGTCAAGTCTCAGCCAGTGGAGAAAGGGCAGGAGTTGGGTGCAGCCCCACCTGCCCTTTCTTGGTGAAGACTGTCATTCCTAGGGAGAAGGCCTCACAAATGTGGGGTAAGGGGACATGTTGAGGGATACTTGGAATGGGCACTTTCCCTGGGACAAGGACATGGACATGGGGGTGGATAGGAAGACGGTAAATTAAAAACGTTGGAGCGGAGGGGCAAGTCTAGGATGTGGGAAGGGGCAGAAAGAAGGGATGGGAAAATTGGGTCAGGACCTAAGGACAAAGGGATATTTCCAGTCTCTCTCACTCCTTCTCTCAGTTCCAGGAAAATAAGAAACGAAAACTCCAAAAATAGAGAACTTTATTGTCAAAGATAAGCATTTGGGACTGGGGCTGGGAAACTGGGGCCCAGCCCAAGGAGCCTGGGTGGGGAAGAGGGTGACACACAGTACATACAGAAGGCACAATTGGGGAGGCCCCTCCCTGACAGAGTCCCCACCCAGTTACCCAGCAGCACCCAGgtctcccatttccctctggaGAAGCACCACGGCTGGTATCGGATAGAGACCCGGGTTTGGAatacttccctccctgcctctgcctcgaaATCCTTCTGCTACCTGCCCATCAGCCCCCACCTGCCAGAACCAGCAGCCGGTCCAGTGCCCGGGGATTTGACAAGTTACAGGCCTCTCCCAGTGGGCAGGGAACAGGAGGAGATCACACCGTCCCTCAATTTTCACTCTGTCTAACCTTCCATGTCTGGGTGAGGCAACTAGGACCCCAGCATCCCCAGATCTTTGGTCCTACCTCCCACCGTAGGCTTGGGCCGGCCCCCACATGGGCTACTGAGCACCTGGGCCCAACACACCTGCTCTGTCACTCCCACACTTCAGTCCAGATGGCCCCctggtaggggtggggtgggggctggggcatgCTGAGCTGCAAGGGCTGGCCTACCTGCTTGCTGGGGTATTTGGGGGGATTGGTGCGGTAGCTGTAGTCGGAGTACTGCTCAGAGCCCGTGGACGTGGTGTCCCCAGTGCCCACGAATGTGTTTGCAGGCGGCAGGTCCTGCACCACCTGGTGCTTCTTGGAGGCTGAGGGCGACTGTGGCTGCAGCTGGATGGAAGGCAGTGGGGAGTTAGAGCGGTAGTGGCGGCCCAAGTCAGGGCTGCCCGGCGGGTAGTTGAGGGGCAAGTGGATGCGGGGGCTGTCCCCGGGGGCATCGCTCATCAGGTTGAACTTGAGGGACTTCTGCAGCCCGGTCTCATCCTCGTCCTCCACTGGCTTCACGGGCTTCGGGGACTTGCTCTTCTTGCCcttgcttttgtttcccttggaGGCTTTGTTGCTGGGCTTGGGGGCGTACAGGTCCTTGGTCTCCTTCTTACCGGCCTGGTAGCCACTCTTGGCCTCGCGCTGCCGGCAGTAGCGCACGAGCACTGCCAGGGCGATGAGCAAGGCCACGGCCACCACACCAGCCACCACACCGAAGAGGATGTTGCCACGCTGCTTGGAGCGCTCATATTCTGGATCCCCAGCAATGTCGATGTCCAGTGGCGTATCCAGGCTGTGGCCCAGCAGGTTCTCCAGCAGCGTGCGGTTGGTCAGGGTCTCATTGACGTAAAGGTGGACCAAGGCTGTGCCATAGCGCGGGGGCTTGCCCCGGTCGCTGACCTTCACCACTAGACGGTGCAGCCCGTGGTGGCGCCGCTCAATCTCCTTCTCCAGGGTGATGGCACCTGAATGTGACCCAATCTGGAAGAGTCCGtaagggttgccaccagcaatgCTATAGATCAGCTCAGCATTGACACCAGAGTCAATGTCCTCAGCTGTCACCTGGCTGACCGTCTCACCAAGACGTGTCTGGGGGGTCAGCAGCTGGTGGGAGGTGTTGGAAGGGGCGGTGATAAAGGGTGCATTGTCATTCTCATCCAGCACGTTGATCGTGACGCCAACGTAAGCTGAGCGAGGTGGGACGCCACCGTCCACCGCCTTCAGCTGGAAGGTGTAGGTGCTTTGCTGCTCCCGATCGAAGCTCAGGCTGGAGAGGATGGTGCCTGTGCCATTCTGGATCACAAAGTCACCATTGTCCTGCTCCACTGTGAGCTGTATTCGGGCATTCTCCCCTTTGTCCCCATCAATGACAGTCACCATGCCCACCGGACTCAGTGCTGGCATGTTCTCCATCACGGAGAAGTTGTAGCCACTTAGCATAAACTTGGGGTCATTGTCATTGTAGTCCAGCACATTGATGAGGACAGTGGCTGTGCCCTGCAGGCTGGGGCTACCCCGGTCAGCTGCCACCACCTTCAATTCGTAGTTTTCCCGCTGTTCCCGATCAAGGGATGTCTTTACCCGGATCTCCCCAGTCTCAGGTGAAATGGTGAAGAGGCCCTTGGCGGCCGGCTCAGGCTCCAGGGAGTAAACCAGCTCAGCATTGGAGCCCGAGTCGGCATCACTGGCCGTGACCTCCGCCACCACTTCACCCGGCTTGTTGTTCTCCAGGAAGCTGACCTCGGTGACGCTCTGGGTGAAGACAGGGGCATTGTCATTGATGTCCACCACCTGCACCTTGAGGGAGTTGGTGCTAGAAAGTGGGGGGTTGCCGGAGTCCACGGCGACAATCTCGATGGTGTAGTCTTTGACCTTCTCGTAGTCCAGTGGGCTGGTGGTCTGCAGGAAGTACTTCTTCTTGCTGTCGCTTCCCGTCTCACTGGCCTGGCGTAGCTGGAAGGGCACGTCCCCTGCTACCACACAGGTGACAGCTGCATTCTCTCCCTCATCTCGGTCAGATACCTGCACCAGGGCCACTGCTGTCTCCTCTGACACGTCCTCTGAGATGTTAGCCATCCCATCTTGATGGGTCACCAGGCCTATGCCCCGGATCTCAATGGTGGGGGCGTTGTCGTTCATGTCCTTCACGGTCACCACCACCTGGGCACGGGCACTCTTGGGGTTGGTGCCTCGGTCCTTGGCAAGCACTGAGAAACGCAGGGTACTCAGGTCCTCGCGGTCCACGGGGCCCTGCACAGTGATAAGTCCAGTGTTCCTGTCCAGTCGCAGAAGACGCCTCACGACTTCAGGTGCCTGGTGGAACATGTAGTCTATCTCTGCGTTGGCACCTTGGTCTGAGTCATTGGCCTTCACCTACAGAGCAGGGGAGAAAAACAAGGAGAACAGTTATGGTTAGTCCAGAACAGCAAATTAAAGAGATGCGTGTGCTGCCTTTCAAACGAGCACAGCGGACTGACTGATCTAACGCGGCACCCTTTCCAAAAGCAGCACGTGTCCTGCCCTTTTCCCAGTCCTGACCCTCTCGCACATCTTCCTGGTCTGTTCCCCGAGGAGCACAGATGCTGCCTGCAACTCCTCAACAGTGCTGCAAGCAACTACTCGAGATGGGAGCAGGCAGAGTTAAATCTACTTATCATTCCCGCACTCATCTGCCCGAATATGGGGGTGTCAGGATCCAGTTGTCCAACTAGTACAACCCTTCCACCCAACTAAACTGGCCTTCAACCCTTCTGAAGAGCTGGATAGGTGCGAGCAGTAGAGATGGTGTGTGTGCATGACATATGTATAATACGCATGCATGCATATACACGTGTGATTATGGGTGATTGTGGGAAAAGGTATATGTGTCTGTGCCTATGTGTGTTTGCACATGAGTAGAGACCCACATGTCCTGGAGGACATAGGTGAGGGGATTTCTTTTGAAAGCAGTCAGGTAGGTATATGGGTCACAGGGAGCTGGCCAGGCCACTGTTCTGTCAAACCAGGGAAACCTGTTTCAGCAGCTTCTTCCCCTCCCACTGGGCCGGTGCTGGCTAGGCACCAACTTGAGGAATCCAGCAGAGCCTGCAGTGAGAAGGGAGGGGTTGGTGCAGGCCACAGAGCCTGCTGGCAgcaggctgggctcccagcaTCAAACAATGAACCGTCTGTCCCTTTGCGTCGGGCACGCCCTCCCATGCCAGCACTGACACATACTCTATACAAACATGGGGGCAACAGGAACCTGGATGAAATGGCCATGAGGTAGAAACTACAGAACGTGATGACAGGTTGGGTGAGGGATGAGGGGGGAGAAAGGGACAGGCATAACTTGGCAGAGCTCTGGGGAGCAGAGcagaagggtcctaggttcaaatcctagctccacCACTTCCCAACTATGTGACTTCAGGCCAATTATTTAATCTCCCCAAGCCTCAGTCTACAAatgtataaaatggggataacaataggCCCTATTTCATGGGACTGTGGTAAGGATTAAATAGAATAATATGTGTAAGTGCCtaacactgcctggcacattgACTCCTCTtttaatccatccatccatccatccattcatccatccatccagccatcctCCTATCTGTCCATCTCTGAAGGTCAGTGCTAACACAGGGCTGGGCACCGCACCTAATGGGCCCTCAAGACACTGCTAgtctcttctccttcctgccaCAGCTTTTTCAATAGTGGAGACCCCTGGACATGGGTTCCCAGCTCTCCTGGTCTCTGCTCACTCCTCTGAAAGACAAACAGTTCCTCCTCACCCTTCaatccacacccacaccccccatcTATCTGTTTGTTCCCggcattttcattatgattaCCAGTGTCTCCCTCTTTCGATAGGTCACCCAGCTTATCTGCCTCTCCTGACATTTTATCTCCCTTTGTCTGTCTAGGACTTAACTTCTGTCTGTTTCCCTTCCATCCTTGCTcagttctctctgcctctttccaaCTGCTagttctctcccatcctctctctgctGCCCTATCTACCTCTAGTCTTGTCTGCCCCACTCTCCTGCTTCACCCACTGGGAGGGGTGTTAGctactacacacacacaggctcagaAGCCAGACTGCTGGGCAATGGCCAAGGTGGGACCTGAAAATATAGGCTGGATGATATCAGGCAATTTTCCTAATCTCTATGGActcagtttcccatctgtgaaatggggataatgctTACCTTGTACTGTGGGGATTACATGATAGAATACATATAATGTGTTTAGAGCAGTCCTGGCATCTAGGCTATTATTATTCACCATCCCCGACTGtctgtctcccttttctttctcagtcTCTCGTCTATAGGTTCCAGTCCACCAGCCTCTAAAAAAAGAGTTGAAATTCCTCCCCATGCCCACTTCAGCTTGAGGTCATAGGATGAAGGCTTGCTTAGGATGGGTAACGGTGTCCAGGGCAGGCCAAGCCCTCCTCAGCTCCCTCACATCAAAGACAGACAGCTGCAGCccagggggaaggagaaaggagctggggctggcaggaggccaggctgagaTGACAGTGGGAGATACGCCCACCTGTCTACAGGGACGctttctctgctccctcccaggccctggccctaccaagctgcccagcccctggggcAGTTCCCATGGAGTGGAGTGCTGAGAACTTCAGCAGAGGCACCCAAACCCCCCACTGTGCCAAGCACCCCACACCCATGGCACCCCATGCCTAGTGGAGGAAGCCGGCATACAGACTTCTGAGTAGTTTTCTGAGGACCTGCCTGGCTACAGTGATCTCATCTGACTTTGTCAAGGAGGGGGGCAAAGTAAGGCTCTGTCCTCCCGCTTCAGGAAAATCTCACATTTAAAGGGCCCCTGGTTGGGAAGATGGTCTCTTCTCTAGAGAGATTCTATTCGGACAAAAGGTGACTCCCTTGTTCCAGCTTGGCTCCCGTGTCTGGGGGCGGATCGATTGACTTGGGAGGGGGTTTTACTTGTTGGAGATTTCTCCAAATGGCGTctgccttgggggtgggggaataacCGGTCACATGCTATGTCACTGTCACTGAAGTAGCCTGAAAGAGGACAGTGCTATCACCtgctagggtggggtggggcttgtGGGAAGGTCTTGCACAGTAGCCTGTGGTTTTCCCCCTAAGTGAAGGGAATCCTCACCAGTTTAGGGTGGGCTCCCATTTCTAAAGGAGGGTCACCCTGACAGTGAGGTGGAGGGGACTCTCACCTGGATGACCGAGTGGCCTATTGGGCTGTTCTCAGACAGCTCAGCCTCATAGGAGGGCCGCTCGAATTTGGGGGCGTTGTCATTGGTGTCCATCACAGTGACGCGCAGCAGGGCGCTGCTGGCACGTGGGGGGTTGCCACCATCCTGCACCTTGATGGTGAGGTCATAGGAGTCCTGGCGCTCCCGGTCCAGGTTGCCCATCACAATGAGCTGTGGCTGTTTCCCATCCTGGTCCTCCGCCACCTGCAGCCCAAATAGATCGTGGGCCTCAGGCCCGGCCTGCAGCTCGTAGGATGCCACACCGTTGGGGCCAGCATCACGGTCTGAAGCCACTGGGATGGAGAAGAGCGAGCCAATGTTGGTGTTCTCGGGGATGGTCAGCGTGATGACGGGTGAGGCGAAGTTGGGTGTGTTGTCATTGATGTCCTGTACCTCTATCTGGCCCTCAAGCAGCCGGGGACTGCCATTCTGCACGAGGTCCGTGATGGACACCTCGAACTCCAGGATGCAGGGCTCACCAGGGAACTGGTTTTGGCACTCGCGGAGCCCCTCGCGGTCGATAGAGGTCTCGGTGGTGAAGATGTCGCCTGTCTTGCCATCCACCCGCAGGTACGGGGCGCCTACCTCTAGTTTGTACAGGTGGCCCACGTCTGGTAAACCGTAGTCGGCTGCGAGGCTCCCAATGAGGGTGTTGGGTGGCTGTTCTTCCAGCACCTTGTACACCACCTGAGTGGTGtgacctggggatggagccagcaggaGTAGCAGCAGTGCCAGCAGCAAGGGGGGCATCGACAATCCTCgccccccagggcctgggctgggcctcagGGGCCCCATCCGGGCAGGCTCTGGAATCAGGAAGGCTGAAAGGGGAAGAGGCAAAACAGGCAGTCAGCTAACAGGAAGAATCTGGCCCTGAGGGCGGCCcagacccagccccagcccccccaaTCTCCTTCTCCCACCTACACACTGCTCTCCTAGAAGGAGAGCTCAGCCCAGCACAGAACCCTGATTCCGGGCCCCAGAACCCTGAGTCTCACCCACAGCTGGGTGTAGCAGTGGTGTCTGCCCAGCTGGAGGAGCCGGTAAGGGACCTGGAGCAGGTCTAGAGCAGCTCCTGCCCATGGAACGCCCTGACCCACCTGactctccctccttcccgcccTGCTCTGTGCTTTGCCCAACACCTCCTTCTCACCAGCATCTGCCTTAGTCACCCATGGTAATTACCCTGATACCAAGATAGAGAGAGACAGCTAGTGGAAGGGTGAGGCCTCaagcaccccccccacacacacacattacaaaAGAGACACAGGTGCCCCTTACACCCCAGACCCTGGATCATTATTGCCCACACTGAGGGCCACTCGCTGGCTGGAGGGGATAATGTCTCATTTCTCCTCTGAGATGCCAAGTCAAAGCATGTGTATGAGATATAACATCTCAAATCCTTGTCTGACAAAAAATAACCCATAGTGCCTaatgtccccccaacccccatgaaGGGCCAGCTTGAACTGGGCACCAATCAAGGCCTGAAAACAGGATTGAGGACTGAGTGTTAGCTCTCCCCAAACATACATGCCCCGGagcatgcacacatgtgtacacatagGATTCCCAGggatcctccctctccctctctgccttccactgggggtgagggggaagacACCATAGGTGTGTGGAAGATAGTAAAGGTCAAGACTGGGGTCAGGACTGTGATCAAGACCAGCCCAGGAAATGGAACTAGAAGGTGCCCTGCCCTGTCCTTAGCAACGGGGAGCCCAGCAGGTCTCACTGGGACAGAGGTGCCAGTAACACCACCAGCCTTTCCCTGACCATGTCTCCTCCCCTGCTTAGTCTCTTGATATGAACATGTGGCTCTATTTGATCCTTATCCCAGCAAACATCTGGCCTCTATTTCACACCTGGCCCCTCCCTACCTTAACGGGTCCAGTCCCatctctccctgcccacccccaaatCCTTCCAATTACTCCTGTAGTCCCTAGCCAAGCGCAAGTGGCACGCCCAACACCACAATGACCCGTTTCTTCGGCCTGTCTCCCCGCAGCTTTGAGGCTGTGCATTTGTAGACCCCAGCCAGACCTGCCAGCCACTGTCTCAGTCTtgactccctcctcctctccagcaAAACCAAGACCAGCCCCTCAACTCAAATCCGAAGTCTTTGGCCCAGTATTTTCAGCAAAGGGCTCAGGTTCAATCTCTTTTCCCCACTGGTACCCAGAATACCTGCCCCACACCTGGAAATTCTACTCCAGGCTCCATGACAGACCACACTCACCCCACCGACAGCCCGCTTTGGTGCCCTAGGAATCCTtcccagctctccccaccccacagtgacctctcctgcctccaactCACAGCCACTTATTGTCTGCCCCGATCCCTCAGCAATGAATCACTATTACCTGGTGCAGCAGTGATTCATTGCTAAG from Eptesicus fuscus isolate TK198812 chromosome 6, DD_ASM_mEF_20220401, whole genome shotgun sequence encodes the following:
- the PCDH1 gene encoding protocadherin-1 isoform X1, encoding MGRSCSRPAPGPLPAPPAGQTPLLHPAVAFLIPEPARMGPLRPSPGPGGRGLSMPPLLLALLLLLLAPSPGHTTQVVYKVLEEQPPNTLIGSLAADYGLPDVGHLYKLEVGAPYLRVDGKTGDIFTTETSIDREGLRECQNQFPGEPCILEFEVSITDLVQNGSPRLLEGQIEVQDINDNTPNFASPVITLTIPENTNIGSLFSIPVASDRDAGPNGVASYELQAGPEAHDLFGLQVAEDQDGKQPQLIVMGNLDRERQDSYDLTIKVQDGGNPPRASSALLRVTVMDTNDNAPKFERPSYEAELSENSPIGHSVIQVKANDSDQGANAEIDYMFHQAPEVVRRLLRLDRNTGLITVQGPVDREDLSTLRFSVLAKDRGTNPKSARAQVVVTVKDMNDNAPTIEIRGIGLVTHQDGMANISEDVSEETAVALVQVSDRDEGENAAVTCVVAGDVPFQLRQASETGSDSKKKYFLQTTSPLDYEKVKDYTIEIVAVDSGNPPLSSTNSLKVQVVDINDNAPVFTQSVTEVSFLENNKPGEVVAEVTASDADSGSNAELVYSLEPEPAAKGLFTISPETGEIRVKTSLDREQRENYELKVVAADRGSPSLQGTATVLINVLDYNDNDPKFMLSGYNFSVMENMPALSPVGMVTVIDGDKGENARIQLTVEQDNGDFVIQNGTGTILSSLSFDREQQSTYTFQLKAVDGGVPPRSAYVGVTINVLDENDNAPFITAPSNTSHQLLTPQTRLGETVSQVTAEDIDSGVNAELIYSIAGGNPYGLFQIGSHSGAITLEKEIERRHHGLHRLVVKVSDRGKPPRYGTALVHLYVNETLTNRTLLENLLGHSLDTPLDIDIAGDPEYERSKQRGNILFGVVAGVVAVALLIALAVLVRYCRQREAKSGYQAGKKETKDLYAPKPSNKASKGNKSKGKKSKSPKPVKPVEDEDETGLQKSLKFNLMSDAPGDSPRIHLPLNYPPGSPDLGRHYRSNSPLPSIQLQPQSPSASKKHQVVQDLPPANTFVGTGDTTSTGSEQYSDYSYRTNPPKYPSKQVGQPLQLSMPQPPPHPYQGAIWTEVWE
- the PCDH1 gene encoding protocadherin-1 isoform X2; protein product: MDCKARGRRCPEAAFLIPEPARMGPLRPSPGPGGRGLSMPPLLLALLLLLLAPSPGHTTQVVYKVLEEQPPNTLIGSLAADYGLPDVGHLYKLEVGAPYLRVDGKTGDIFTTETSIDREGLRECQNQFPGEPCILEFEVSITDLVQNGSPRLLEGQIEVQDINDNTPNFASPVITLTIPENTNIGSLFSIPVASDRDAGPNGVASYELQAGPEAHDLFGLQVAEDQDGKQPQLIVMGNLDRERQDSYDLTIKVQDGGNPPRASSALLRVTVMDTNDNAPKFERPSYEAELSENSPIGHSVIQVKANDSDQGANAEIDYMFHQAPEVVRRLLRLDRNTGLITVQGPVDREDLSTLRFSVLAKDRGTNPKSARAQVVVTVKDMNDNAPTIEIRGIGLVTHQDGMANISEDVSEETAVALVQVSDRDEGENAAVTCVVAGDVPFQLRQASETGSDSKKKYFLQTTSPLDYEKVKDYTIEIVAVDSGNPPLSSTNSLKVQVVDINDNAPVFTQSVTEVSFLENNKPGEVVAEVTASDADSGSNAELVYSLEPEPAAKGLFTISPETGEIRVKTSLDREQRENYELKVVAADRGSPSLQGTATVLINVLDYNDNDPKFMLSGYNFSVMENMPALSPVGMVTVIDGDKGENARIQLTVEQDNGDFVIQNGTGTILSSLSFDREQQSTYTFQLKAVDGGVPPRSAYVGVTINVLDENDNAPFITAPSNTSHQLLTPQTRLGETVSQVTAEDIDSGVNAELIYSIAGGNPYGLFQIGSHSGAITLEKEIERRHHGLHRLVVKVSDRGKPPRYGTALVHLYVNETLTNRTLLENLLGHSLDTPLDIDIAGDPEYERSKQRGNILFGVVAGVVAVALLIALAVLVRYCRQREAKSGYQAGKKETKDLYAPKPSNKASKGNKSKGKKSKSPKPVKPVEDEDETGLQKSLKFNLMSDAPGDSPRIHLPLNYPPGSPDLGRHYRSNSPLPSIQLQPQSPSASKKHQVVQDLPPANTFVGTGDTTSTGSEQYSDYSYRTNPPKYPSKQLPHRRVTFSATSQAQELQDPSQHSYYDSGLEESETPSSKSSSGPRLGPLALPEDHYERTTPDGSIGEMEHPENDLRPLPDVAMTGTCTRECSEFGHSDTCWMPGQSSPSRRTKSSALKLSTFVPYQDRGGQEPAGAGSPSPPEDRNTKTAPVRLLPSYSAFSHSSHDSCKDSATLEEIPLTQTSDFQPAAAPASAQTAKREIYL